A region of the Paracoccaceae bacterium genome:
CCCCAACATGCGAAAGGGATAGCGATGATGATCACCCGCAGACCGCTGCTCGCCGCGACGGCCGCCGTGTGCGCCCTGTTCCTGGCCGGATCCGTGCAGGCGCAGGCCAGGACCGACTTCAGGGTCGCCTGGTCGATCTATGTGGGCTGGATGCCCTGGGGCTATGCCGCAGATGCCGGCATCGTCCAGAAATGGGCCGACAAATACGGCCTGACCATCGAGGTCACGCAGTTCAACGACTATGTCGAATCGATCAACCAGTACACGGCGGGCGCCTATGACGCGGTGACGCTGACCAACATGGACGGCCTGTCGATTCCCGCGGCGGGGGGCGTGGACACGACGGCGGTGATCGTGGGCGACTTCTCGGCCGGAAACGACGCCGTCATCCTGAAGGACGGCGCGACGCTGGCCGACATCCGTGGCCGCAGCGTGAATCTGGTGGAGTTCTCGGTCTCGCATTACCTGCTGGCGCGCGCGCTCGACACGGTGGGCATGACCGAACGCGATGTCGCGGTGGTGAACACCGCCGACCCCGACATGGTGGGGGCGTTCCAGACACCCGAGGTCACCGCGATGGTCACCTGGAACCCGATGGTGTCGGAAATCGTGGCCCTTCCCGGCGCCACCAGCGTCTTTGACAGCGCCCAGATCCCCGGCGAGATCATCGACCTGATGGTCGCAAACACGCAGGTGCTGGCCGACAATCCCGATTTCGGCAAGGCGCTGGCGGGCATCTGGTATGAAACCGCCGCGCTGATGGTGTCGGACACGCCCGAGGGCGCGGCGGCACGGGCGGCCATGGGGGTGGCTTCGGGCACCGACCAGGCGGGATTCGAGGCACAGATGGCGGCGACGCGGCTGTTTGCCGATCCGGCCGAGGCGGTCGCCTTCGTCGCCTCGCCCGATCTGGGAACGACGATGGACAAGGTGCGACTGTTCCTGTTCGACAAGGGACTGCTGGGTTCGGGCGCGGCCTCGGCGGATGTGATCGGGATCGAGCTGCCCGGCGGCACGGTGCTGGGTGATCCGGCCAACGTGAAGCTGCGCTTTTCCGACATCTACATGAGACAGGCCGCCGACGGCGCGCTCTGACCGGACGGGCGGCGATGCGGTGGATCAACGCGGCGCCGTCACGGCAGGCACGGCTGGCGCTGGCCTGCCTGCCCTTTGCCCTGCTGGTGCTGGCCTATCTGGTGGGGTCGGCGGTGCGGCTTGCGGAGAATCCGGCCGACAAGCTGCTGCCGTCGCTGGCCGCGCTGGCCGATGCGGTGGACCGTATGGCCTTCACGCCCGATCCGCGCACCGGCGCCTACCTGCTGTGGACGGATACGCTGGCCAGCCTGGTGCGCCTGGGGGCGGGCCTCGGGATCTCGGCGGCCGTCGCCCTGCTTGCGGGGCTGGCGATCGGGGTGCTGCCGGTGGCGCGCGCCGCGCTGGCACCGTTTGTCACCTTCCTGTCGATGGTGCCGCCGCTGGCCCTGCTGCCGATCCTGTTCATCGTCCTGGGGCTGGGCGAGACGTCCAAGGTCGCACTGATCGTGATCGGCGTCGCCCCCATCCTGACGCGCGACCTGGCGCTGGCGGTGCTGGCCCTGCCCCGCGAGCAGATTGTCAAGGCCGAAACCCTGTCGGCCTCGACCTGGCTGATCGCGCTGCGGGTCGTGCTGCCGCAGGCCCTGCCCCGGCTGATCACCGGCCTGCGGCTGCAACTGGGCCCCGCGTTCCTGTTCCTGATCGCGGCCGAGGCGATATCGGCGGATGCGGGGCTCGGCTACCGCATCTTCCTGGTGCGCCGCTATCTGTCGATGGACGTGATCTTTCCCTATGTCGCCTGGATCACCCTGCTGGCCGTGCTGGCCGATGTCGCACTGGATGCGCTGCGGCGGCGGGCGTTTCCCTGGTCGGAACTCGAGGGGCGGGGATGACCGGGCTGAGCGTGCAGAAGCTGTGGAAGGAGTACGGCGGCCAGGTCGTCCTGGAAAACGTCACGGTCGAGGTGGCGCCGCGCTCCTTTCTGGCGCTCGTCGGCCCCTCGGGCTGCGGCAAGACCACCTTCCTGCGGATGCTGCTGGGGCAGGAACGCCCGACACGGGGCCGCATCCTGCTGGACGGGGCGCCGCTGCCGGGCGAACCGGGACCGGATCGCGGTGTCGTCTACCAGCGCTATTCGGTGTTTCCGCATCTGACGGTGCTGGGCAACGTCATGCTGGGGCCGGAACTGCGGGCGTCCCGCCTCCTCGGTCGGCGCTTCGGGGCGGCGCGGCGGGCGCTGGCCGAGGATGCGCGGGCGATGCTGGCCGAGGTGGGTCTGGCGGGGGCCGAGACGAAGTATCCCGCGCAGCTGTCGGGCGGCATGCAGCAGCGGCTCGCGCTGGCGCAGGCGCTGATGATGCGGCCGCGCGTCCTGCTGCTGGACGAACCCTTCGGCGCGCTGGATCCCGGCATCCGCTCCGAGATTCACGCGCTGATGCGGCGGCTGTGGCACACCTGCGACATGACCGTCGTCATGGTCACCCATGACCTGCGCGAGGCCTTCACCCTGGCCACCCGCATCGTCGCCTTCGAGCGCCCGCGCGACCGCCCCGAGGAACGGATGCGCTACGGCGCCACGATCACCCGCGACATCGCCATCTGGCCGCCCCGCGTGGCCGGTCGGCGCACCCCCTATGACAGCGATTTCCAGCCCGGCCGGGACGACCCGGCCCTTGATGCGGCGGCTGCCGGGACGGCCCGGTAACCCGAGGATGCCATGATCCACACCCCCCGATCCCCGCAACAGATCGTCGCCGACCGCGCCCGCTACGAGGAGCACCAGCGGCGCGGCCTGGAATCTGCGCCCCGGGCGTTGCCCGCCGCCAGCCCCCGCCCTGCCCCGGCCGCCGACCCCGGCCGCATCCTGCAGCGCGAGGACATCGCGGGCGGCTGGTACTGGACGACCGCGCTGCGGGCGGGCGAGGTGCTGCGGGTCGCGGGGGCGCCCGGCACATCGGTGTCGCTGGCGGCCTGGGCGGCGCGCGACACCTCCGAACGCATGAACCTGCCCGATACCGTGAAGGTTCAGTGGACGACCGACCTGCGCCGGGGCCGGGTGATCTTTTCGGACATGGGGCGCGTGATGCTGTCGATCACCGAGGACAGTTCGGGCGCCCATGACGTGCTGACCGGCGGGTCCGGCGCATCGCCTCCGGGCACCCCCGGCCGGCGCAGCACGCGCGACAACATGATGCTGGCCGCCGCCAAGCTGGGGCTGGACCGGCGCGACCTGCCGATGCTGCTGACCCTGTTCGCCCCCGTCCGGGTCGATGCCGACGGGCGTCTCGGCTGGCGCGGCGCCCTGCTGTCCGGCGATGACTGGGTCGACCTGCGGGCCGAGATGGACCTTGTCCTGGCCCTGTCGAACACCCGCCATCCGATGGACCCCGCCACGGGCGCGGTTCCCGCCGTCACCGCCCTGCGGCTGGCCGCCGTTCCGGTGCCTGCCGACGACCTGTGCCGCACGGCGACGGCCGAGGCCATCCGGGGCTTCGAAAACAACGCCCGCGCCTGACGGAGGACCCGATGGAACAGGTTCACGACATTCCCGCCGAACGCCCCTGGTCAGGACTGGTGCGCAAGGGCCAGACCATCCGCATCATCGACAGCCACGGCCAGCAGGCCATCGACACGATCTTCTACAATGCCCATGACCACGACGAACGCTATTCGGCGCAGGACACGATCCGCGAGGGCGGCGCGGCCTATATCACGACGGGCACCCGGATCATGTCGTCCGAGGGCCGGGTGATGCTGACCGTCACGGCCGAC
Encoded here:
- a CDS encoding putative urea ABC transporter substrate-binding protein, which codes for MMITRRPLLAATAAVCALFLAGSVQAQARTDFRVAWSIYVGWMPWGYAADAGIVQKWADKYGLTIEVTQFNDYVESINQYTAGAYDAVTLTNMDGLSIPAAGGVDTTAVIVGDFSAGNDAVILKDGATLADIRGRSVNLVEFSVSHYLLARALDTVGMTERDVAVVNTADPDMVGAFQTPEVTAMVTWNPMVSEIVALPGATSVFDSAQIPGEIIDLMVANTQVLADNPDFGKALAGIWYETAALMVSDTPEGAAARAAMGVASGTDQAGFEAQMAATRLFADPAEAVAFVASPDLGTTMDKVRLFLFDKGLLGSGAASADVIGIELPGGTVLGDPANVKLRFSDIYMRQAADGAL
- a CDS encoding ABC transporter permease subunit, giving the protein MRWINAAPSRQARLALACLPFALLVLAYLVGSAVRLAENPADKLLPSLAALADAVDRMAFTPDPRTGAYLLWTDTLASLVRLGAGLGISAAVALLAGLAIGVLPVARAALAPFVTFLSMVPPLALLPILFIVLGLGETSKVALIVIGVAPILTRDLALAVLALPREQIVKAETLSASTWLIALRVVLPQALPRLITGLRLQLGPAFLFLIAAEAISADAGLGYRIFLVRRYLSMDVIFPYVAWITLLAVLADVALDALRRRAFPWSELEGRG
- a CDS encoding ABC transporter ATP-binding protein; protein product: MTGLSVQKLWKEYGGQVVLENVTVEVAPRSFLALVGPSGCGKTTFLRMLLGQERPTRGRILLDGAPLPGEPGPDRGVVYQRYSVFPHLTVLGNVMLGPELRASRLLGRRFGAARRALAEDARAMLAEVGLAGAETKYPAQLSGGMQQRLALAQALMMRPRVLLLDEPFGALDPGIRSEIHALMRRLWHTCDMTVVMVTHDLREAFTLATRIVAFERPRDRPEERMRYGATITRDIAIWPPRVAGRRTPYDSDFQPGRDDPALDAAAAGTAR
- a CDS encoding DUF1989 domain-containing protein; the protein is MHTPRSPQQIVADRARYEEHQRRGLESAPRALPAASPRPAPAADPGRILQREDIAGGWYWTTALRAGEVLRVAGAPGTSVSLAAWAARDTSERMNLPDTVKVQWTTDLRRGRVIFSDMGRVMLSITEDSSGAHDVLTGGSGASPPGTPGRRSTRDNMMLAAAKLGLDRRDLPMLLTLFAPVRVDADGRLGWRGALLSGDDWVDLRAEMDLVLALSNTRHPMDPATGAVPAVTALRLAAVPVPADDLCRTATAEAIRGFENNARA